In Choloepus didactylus isolate mChoDid1 chromosome 6, mChoDid1.pri, whole genome shotgun sequence, one DNA window encodes the following:
- the LOC119537928 gene encoding olfactory receptor 8H1-like, with the protein MGNKNDSNVTDFILMGLTDSEIIQWVLLILFLLLYLITLLGNGGMILTIHLDLQLHTPMYFFLSQLSFLDLSYSSVITPKTLENLLTSNKYISFTGCFTQMFFFIFLGTTECFLLSSMAYDRYVAICNPLNYQVVMSMRLCQILISGSYMIGFTDSLANVLCMNSLQFCSSNIIYHFFCDLTPILALSCTDTHETEIMIYILAGSTLMVSLITISVSYISILSAILKINSNSGKCKAFSTCASHLLGVTIFYGTTIFTYLKPKNSYSLGKDQVASVFYTMVIPMLNPLIYSLRNKEVKNAIIRVMQKREDSR; encoded by the coding sequence ATGGGAAATAAGAATGACTCAAATGTGACTGACTTCATCCTTATGGGATTGACAGACTCTGAAATAATCCAGTGGGTCCTTTTAATATTGTTTCTCCTGTTATACCTGATTACCCTGCTCGGGAATGGAGGGATGATACTTACAATTCACCTGGATCTCCAACTTCACactcccatgtactttttcctcagtcAGCTCTCATTCCTTGATCTCAGTTACTCATCAGTCATCACACCTAAAACCTTAGAGAACTTACTGACTTCAAACAAGTATATTTCATTCACGGGCTGCTTCACCcagatgtttttctttatcttcttgggtacaactgaatgttttcttctctcctcaatggcctatgaccgctatgtagcTATCTGCAATCCTCTTAACTACCAGGTTGTTATGTCTATGAGACTCTGCCAAATCCTCATTTCTGGGTCCTATATGATTGGCTTTACTGATTCCTTGGCCAATGTTCTTTGCATGAACAGTTTGCAGTTCTGCAGCTCCAATAtaatttatcactttttctgtgacttAACCCCAATTTTAGCCCTGTCCTGCACTGACACTCATGAAACTGAAATCATGATATACATTCTTGCTGGCTCTACCCTAATGGTTTCTCTTATCACAATCTCTGTGTCCTACATATCCATTCTGTCTGCTATTCTAAAAATTAATTCCAATTCAGGAAAGTGCAAAGCCTTCTCTACTTGTGCCTCACACCTACTGGGAGTCACCATCTTTTATGGCACtacaatttttacttatttaaaacctAAGAATTCCTACTCCTTAGGAAAAGATCAAGTGGCCTCTGTGTTTTATACTATGGTGATACCCATGCTGAATCCACTCATTTATAGTCTTAggaacaaagaagtgaaaaatgctATCATTAGGGTCATGCAGAAGAGAGAAGATTCTAGGTAA